Part of the Zingiber officinale cultivar Zhangliang chromosome 8A, Zo_v1.1, whole genome shotgun sequence genome, ACACCATAGCAGTTGATTCATCCTTGAGATCCAAGGAAGCCTATTATTCGATAAGCCTACCACACTGAAGTGAAATTTTCCGATACACACGGAGCACGCAACTCTTTGAAAAACAAACTCGTAGATTAAGTTAAAGAGTTTTAGATACAACACATTTTGAATCAGGCGTCGTCCAGTGCAAGAACACCAGGAAGAGGCTTGCCCTCCAGCAGCTCCAAGCTAGCACCACCTCCAGTGGAGATGTGGCTCATCTTATCGGCGAGCCCTGCTTTCTCAACTGCAGCCACTGAATCGCCACCTCCTATAATGGTTGTCACGCCATTGGCACTCAAGTCGGCTAACTTCTTTGCGATTGCCTGTCATCAAACAAACACTTCACAATCTAATTAACTGAGAAAGTGATGGAGTGATAGTGCTTTTGATCATTTACATCGGTTCCAGCAGCAAATTTTTCGAATTCAAAGACTCCCATGGGTCCATTCCAGATGATGGTCTTAGCAGCATCGAGGGATTCACTGAATGTCTTGATAGAATCAGGGCCAATATCAAGACCCATCCAGCCATCAGCAATGCTTGAAGCTGGTACAACCTGAAGATGCAAGAAAAATTCACAAATTATCATCAATTGGAGTCTTATGTGATTATGGTGTACCCTATCATCAATTGcaggtttatttattttttaatttaaatttaaagtacGGTTCGTACTATCTATATTGGAATTAAGTATTCCTTTTGGTATAGCTATTTTTCCTTAATATACTATATTATATAATATGCCTATAAATTACCAGGATGGAATATTGTATTATTCCAATTTTAGTAGAATgattaaaaatttcattttttattatGGAACATACATATCAATATGCATGGATAATAACTTTTCTTCCACTTCCAGTTACTATGTCAATAGGATTCGGGCTTCTACTTATTCCGACACGTTCATGGCATCACCAAAAGGCCATGACCCCATGTTTGCAATCTCACAATAATGCCTTCAATCCATGACAAATTTAGAATCAGTCCTATTAATTTTTCAATAGTTAAAAAGAGGAAAGTGTCTCCATTTTTGTGCAATCTATTCTTTCTCTCATCCGAGCCTAGGAGTAAACAGGGCTTAATTGATACGACCAACGATAGATATTAAGTTGTTAGGATGCAACAATTTAGTTTGCTTAACTAATTAAAAGAAAGTATAAGAGCAAACCATGCTATTGGCATCAGCAGCAAACTTGTCAGCAACTACAACATCTGAGGGTAGCAACAAAGAAACCCCCTTAGACTTGGCTTTCTCCAAAAGTGAAATTGCAAGCTCAAGCTTATCTTCCTCGACGAGAGACGATCCTACGGAGTATCCTTGTGCCTTGTAAAAAGTGAATATCATTCCTCCACCGAGCAAGAGGAGGTCTACCTTCCCCAACAATGACTCTATCACCCCAATTTTGGTTGAAACCTTAGATCCACCAACAATGGCAGCAAAAGGCCTAGTAGGGTTTCCTACAGCTCCAACAAGATAGTCAAGCTCCTGCATAGAGGAAGGATGGCAATCTTCAGAGTGATACAAAATTGAAAACAACAGATCAAGGAAAATACAGCAAATTGCATACTTTTTCCAATCATAAAATGAATAATACTGTATTATCAACAAGAACATATCCAGGAACCCTCAACAAAACAAGAATTGAAGTATATCAGACCAGGACCACACAATAAAGATCAAGTTAAGGGATTGTTAAGAAATCGAAAATACCTTCTGCATCAGAAAGCCAGCAACAGCTGGCTTCAAGAATTTGGTAACCCCCTCTGTCGAAGCATGCGCCCGGTGAGCTGTTCCAAAGGCGTCATTGACATAGAGGTCAGCAAGCGCTGCTAGCTTCTTACAAAACTCTGGGTcgtttttctcttcctctttgtggaaCCTCACATTCTCAAGAAGGAGAACACCTCCATCTGGTAACGCAGCCACCTtcttctctacttcttcaccgATACAATCATCAGCCATCTCAACCTACAAAATCTTGATGTGAGAAACTATAAACATCGAGaaataattgaaataaaaaatttatgcaTACATCAACACCAAGAAGTTCAGAAACCCTAGGCACAAGGGGCTTCAAACTGTATTTGGGGGTGACACCTTTAGGGCGGCCCTGAAAGATTAATATTCACAGTTAGTTCTCTATTACGCATATGATAGCAGATAATAGGCTGAATTCGGAATGACTCCTTGCTATGAACATACAACAAAACGAAAACGAACACCATATGTATGATCAAACATGTAATTTTGATCCTAGAGTAAAAGGAAAACATCAAGCTAAGCTAGCCTGAGGAAATTTTGAAGATCCTCATCTGTGATGATCACTCCACGCGAAATCCGTGATGGAGATGACGGAGAATGAACTAAAAGCATAAGATTAGATCAGGGTGTGAGAACGACCAGATGACTGCAGAGGATCACTCTGGCGCCGTGATCGATCAGGTACTTGATCGTCGGCACGGCGGCGCGGATGCGGGTGTCGTCGGTGATCTTCTGGTTTTCATCCAAGGGCACGTTGAGATCCACCCTCACGAACACCCTCTTCCCCTTGAGGTCGTCCCCTTTGAGGTCGCCTACGCTCTTTTTCGCCATTTCTCCGGTGAATCAGCTCCAGCACCGTTGCCGGAAACCTCGATCGGCTCGATCGCGAGCGGGAGACGAGGAGGAACGGAGTCAGAGCTTGGCGATCGAGCACGGGAGAGGCTCACGCTAAGACGTCTGGCGCTAACGTGCTCTGGGCTTCCAGAATGTTCTTGTCCTTTGCGAGCGACGTGGCTGGGACGCAAATGAACGGTTAAGATGAACAGAAAAGTAGGATCGGACGGTCACACGTGTGCTTCTCTGGAAGGGTACGTCTAGTTAGTCTGAGAAGTGGGCTTCAAGTGGGGCGGGCCCAGCTCCTCCGGTCCTTGCAGCGGATCGCATCTGCCCAGCTCTTCGAGCATGGAGAGGGTCCCATCGTCGTCTCTCCGCGCGACTTCATCGTGCGCTCCATAGTCTTCACCGGGGCCCCACGTGGATCCACACCGTCTACACGAGTTGTTGCCGCAACAACGGCGGGCCCCTGAGGGGCATTTTAACATAAAACGCCTTCAAATGGGGGGCCATATAAACCGTCATAGCCCTTTCAACTTCAACGGCTTTGGGGATCATGCGCTGCTCCGTCACCTTCCCACGATTCAACCGAAGCAGAAGACGACGAAGGGTTCGGGGCGATGGCGGGAGCATTGTAAAAGCCGCCGTCTTTGGATCAGCCGATCCTCGGCGAGGTAAGGAAATGCTCTAGATTTCATCTCGAGTTCCCGATTCAAAAGTTCTGATCTTCATACGCACCCTTTGGCTTCTCCATTAGGTCACTTCAGTGCTTGATTGTCGCCTTTTTTTAGTGCTTTCGTAATTGTTTGGCACGAAAACCATTCACCTAAAAGAGAATAATTCAATAATATGAttacattaaaataaaattataacataTTAATTATTTCTTTCATATATTACTTTATCAATTGATGAATtataatatttcttttatttattactTGTAATTGATGAAATCTTATAATATAtctatatattatctttttatgAACAAATCAAAGTAATCAACAATTTTATTATTCATCTCGTTTTATTCCATCAATTTTTCTAGGTATCAAAGCCTTGCTCTTTCTTCCAACAACAACGCCTCCTAATTTCCTTCTCTTCCTTAGTTTTCCTAGCAGCTCCTTATAACCTTTCTAAATTcctaaaatccctcttttaatgAAATCCCTATTTAAGCCTTCTTCTCTACGACTCCTAGTGGTATCTTCAAAATtgattgaaccaacttgtttcgtACAAGCGAACAAGGATTCAAATTGGCGTAATGCAATATCTAcaaaatttgatgcacttcttcgcaataGAACATGGAGCCAAGTTCCGATCACTCattcaatgaatgttgtgggttCTAAATGACTATTCCGTCTTAAACATCGAGCTGATAATTCTCTTGAACGACACAAAGCTtaacttgtagctaaaggatttagtaaCAACAaagtattgactttaatgacacttttaAACTAGttatcaaaattacatctgtcagactattattatcggCAACTGTTATTTCTAATTGGCCTGCGCGACAATTAGACATTTCAAATGctttttgatcctgtccgaacgctgagttgACGGACGTTGGAGACGTGacactctccgctgtctccgactggtggtgtagatctccgacgaacctacaaagaagccgagccggaaggggtttcccggcgacgaccctccgacgcttaagtcaggcaacgagaaatgagagaggcagcgtaactgtgaCTACAGTGAGGATTGCACATACCTtcatcgacgtctgggggtccttatataggaccccggggaggtgcgggcacgcttctcgatacGTGCACGCtttcccaaacataccttaacgagcccatgtcagaaaagtaccc contains:
- the LOC122009378 gene encoding phosphoglycerate kinase, cytosolic-like, with the translated sequence MAKKSVGDLKGDDLKGKRVFVRVDLNVPLDENQKITDDTRIRAAVPTIKYLIDHGARVILCSHLGRPKGVTPKYSLKPLVPRVSELLGVDVEMADDCIGEEVEKKVAALPDGGVLLLENVRFHKEEEKNDPEFCKKLAALADLYVNDAFGTAHRAHASTEGVTKFLKPAVAGFLMQKELDYLVGAVGNPTRPFAAIVGGSKVSTKIGVIESLLGKVDLLLLGGGMIFTFYKAQGYSVGSSLVEEDKLELAISLLEKAKSKGVSLLLPSDVVVADKFAADANSMVVPASSIADGWMGLDIGPDSIKTFSESLDAAKTIIWNGPMGVFEFEKFAAGTDAIAKKLADLSANGVTTIIGGGDSVAAVEKAGLADKMSHISTGGGASLELLEGKPLPGVLALDDA